The genomic stretch CCGGCTCGCCAATCGCACGGAACTCGACGAAATCATCGCGGCGGAAACGGCCAAGTGGGAAAGCGCCGAATTGCTAAGCGATTGCGCGGAGGATGGCATTCCGGCTGGCCCGATCAACGCCATCGATGCGGTCTTCGCAGACCCGCAGGTGCAGGCGCGGCAGATGCAGATCGAGCTCGGCGGGATCCCGGGCGTGCGTAGCCCCTTCACCTTCTCCGAGGCCGAACTGGCCTTAGACGCCCCCAGCCCACGCAAGGGAGAGCACGACGTCTAGCTCAGCCTAGAGCCGCCTTCAGATCTTCTACGAGATCGGTGCGCTCCCACGGGAAGCGGTCGCCGTCGGCCTGCCGTCCGAAGTGGCCGTAGGCTGCGCTTTCGCGGTAGATCGGTTTGTTGAGCCCCAGATGCGTGCGAATGCCGCGCGGGGTCAGGCCGCCGAGCTTTTCGATCCCGCGGATTGCGTTCTCGAGAGCTTCGTCGGACACACCATCGGCGGCAGTGCCGTGGGTATCGACGTAAAGCGACAACGGCTTGGATACGCCGATCGCATAGCTGAGCTGGATCGTGCAGCGCGTGGCGAGGCCGGCGGCGACGATGTTCTTGGCCAGGTAGCGCGTGATATAGGCGGCCGAGCGGTCGACCTTGGTCGGGTCCTTGCCGCTGAACGCGCCACCGCCATGCGGGGCCGCGCCGCCATAGGTATCGACGATGATCTTTCGACCGGTCAGGCCTGCGTCGCCGTCGGGGCCGCCGATCTCGAAGGCGCCGGTCGGATTGATGTGCCATTCGGTATCGCCAGAAATCCAGCCATCCGGCAGGATCTCGGTGACGACTTTCTGGACATAGGCCTTGAGCTCGGCCTCTTTCTCGCCCTCATGATAACCCTTGCCGTGCTGCGTCGAGACGACGATCGCGGTGCAGGCGACCGGCTTACCGCCTTCATAGCGCAGCGAGAGCTGGCTCTTGGCATCGGGCTCGAGGAAGGGTGCCGCGCCGCTCTTGCGGTCGGCGGCGAGCCGCTCGAGGATCTTGTGGCTGTAGTCTAGCGTCGCCGGCATGAGATCGGGCGTCTCGTCGCAGGCAAAGCCGAACATGATGCCCTGATCGCCCGCGCCCTCGTCCTTGTTGCCACTGGAATCGACGCCTTGGGCGATCTCCGAAGACTGGCCGTGAAGGTGGTTTTCGAACGTCAGCGTTTTCCAGTGAAACCCGTCCTGCTCGTAGCCGATCTCGCGGACGGTCTGGCGAACGGCCTGTTCGATCTCGTCCTTCGCGCCCGGTGCCCAGCCGCCATTGTCGGCCCAGTCTGGATTGTTGTTGTCATACATCGGAGCGCAACGGATTTCGCCGGACAGGATCACGCGCTGGGTCGTCGTCATCGTTTCGCAAGCCACGCGCGCCTCGGGATCCTTGCCGAGCATGAGATCGACGATGGCGTCGGAAATCTGGTCGGAAACCTTGTCGGGATGACCTTCCGAAACGCTTTCCGAAGTAAAGAGATAACTTTTACGCATGCAGCCGATCGTCCCGATATAAAGATGTCTTTATGTGCTTGCGTCGGCCTAGCCGCGCCGGTGCCGCATTACAACCAGCGATCCGGCACACAGCAGCAGCCCCCACGCGAGCGTCAACCAATGGCCGAGCCGCGCAAACCAGGTAGGTTCGTGCGCGGGCGGCACCAGCGTATCGACCCGCGCTGCGATATTGCGCCCGATATGCTCGCGCACCACCCCGCGCGCGTCGATCACCGCGCTGATCCCGGTGGTGGTGGAGCGGAGAACGGGCAACCCCTCCTCCGCCGCACGCATCCGCGCTTGGCCGAGATGCTGGGGCGGGCCCCAGGCGCCGAACCATCCGTCGTTCGACGGGTTGAAGATATAGTCGGGCCGGTTGTCGCGATCTGTCACTTCGCCGGAGAAGACGATCTCGTAGCAGATCTGGATACCTGCCTTGCCATAGCTGCCGAGGTCGAGGCTCTGCGGCCCGGGCCCCGGCAGGAAGTCGATCGTACCTGCGACCAGCCGGCTTGCACCGAGAGGCTCCAGCAGGGCGCGCATGGGAAGGTATTCGCCATAGGGCACGAGGTGCGACTTGGCTGCGCTGTCGATGATCTCTCCCTGCCCATCTATTGCCAGCACGACATTGTAGGCGCCGGTGGCCCGCCGCAGGCCATCGACCTCCTCGAGTTCGAGATCTTGCGCGCCGGTCAGCAAAAGCGATCCCTCGCCGATGGTGCTGCCGATGCGGGCACGGGCGAAAGCCGGGTTCGCGCCAGCGGTCATACGGTCATAATAGCGCTGCGGATAGCCGTCGCGCAGATAGTCCGGCACGCCGCTTTCGGGCCACAGGACAAGCCGCTGGCTGACCGGTCGCTGCGGCGTGCTGAGACCGGCGATAGTCTGAAACTGGCTCTCATATTTCGACGCGTCGTCGATTTCTTCCTGCCGCAGGTTGGGCTGGACGAGCGTCAGAGGAAAATAGCCCTCGCGGCCCGCACCGGCAGGCAAATACATGCCGGCGACCAACGCCGCAGCCGCCGCGGCGAGCGGGACCCAGCGCTTCGCGACCACCAGCATCGCCAGCAGAGCGGCAGCACAGACCGCCATGCCCGAAAGGGCGTAAGTTCCCGCAAAGGGCAACAGCGCGCCAAATCCCGGGCGGTCCCACGGCCCCATCAGTGCAAGCGAGAACGGCCCCCAGGAATAGCCGGTGAAGACCCAGCTGCGCAGCCATTCGCCGAGGATCCAGCTGGCACCCAGTGCCAGCGCGAAGGCTGGACCCGAACCATTGCGAACCAACGCCTTCGCCAGACCGGCTGCGAGCGCAGGATAGACCGCGAGGTAAAGCGACAGCAGCGGCACTGCGAGCCACCCGAGCGCGGGCGGCATTTCGGCCTGATAGGTGAAGGCCGTCGCGATCCAGTTGTTGGTGACGGTGAAATGCGCAACGCCGAACAGCCAGCCGCGCTTTGCGGCGATGCCGATAGTCGCGCTGTCGGCAACAATCAGCGCGAAGGCCCCCGTAGCGACAATAGCGACGAGCCACAGGCCGAGCGGCGGGTAGCCGAGCGCGGCCAGCGCGCCGAGCAGCAGCAGCGTCACATTGGGATGACGGCGGGCGAAACCGAGAAGCGAATCCATCGGTCTCGCCCTATTCCATCGGTCCCGCCGATCAAGCGCGATCAGGCTGCGTTGGCCTCTTCGTCGGCATCTTTCTTGCGGCGACGGCGCGGAGCGGGCTTGGCCTCGCCCTCGTCGGCGGCGCTTATCGAGGGCGGCAGCACGGTCGCGTCGATCTCGCCTTCGCTACCGGCCTGACCTTCTTCGTTCTTCTTGGCCTTGCGCGGAGCCCGGCGCTTCTTGGGCTGGTCGTCCTCGTCGCGGCGAACGAAGGGATTCTCGTCGGGCTCGTAGGAGTTGGAGTCGTCCTGGGCGTCCTTCTTGCGCGAGCGCTTGGGGGGCTTGTCCCCGCGATCCTTCCGGCCGCCTTCGTCCTGATCGTCACGACGCGAGCGCTGGCGGCGGTTGTTGTCGCGGCGATCGTCATTGTCGTCGCCGTCGTCATCGTCCGACTGGTTCTGGCCGCGATCGTCCTGGCGCTTGGCCTTCTGCTCGTCCTGCCGTGCCTTGTTGTCGGCGATCACGCGGAAATAATGGTCGGCGAACTGGAGATAATATTCCGCCTGCACCCGGTCGCCATTGTGCTGGGCGTCCTGGGCAAGCTTCTTGTACTTGTCGAGCAGCTGGGGCGCATTGCCCCGCGCGCGACTGTCGATCCGGTTGGCCGAGTTGCCGCCGCCCTGATTGCGGTTGTTGCGACCGCGACGGCGGTTATTGCGATTGTTGTTCAAGGGTAGGTAATCCTCATTCATGGCGCGGCGCGGACCCCCGGTCCGCCTATGGCCGCTTGCCCCTTGCGCGCCCGCGCTTGTCGCATGGCGCGTGCCCCGTTTTCCTGCATGGTATGCGAGGCTTTAAGGGCCGCGCACCGGAACTGCATATGTCGGGGCTTAGGCCACCGGGTCGGACATGCCGCGCACCACTGGCCTGTGGCCAGAGGTAAAGGGTCGAATCGGCTTTGCCAACCCTTATCTGAGAATCAATGCCCGGGGGCGGCCCGCGAGGTCGTGGCGAAGCTCGGTTTCGAACCCCGATTCGCGGGCGATTGCCGACACTGCGCCTGCCTGTTTCCAGCCGATTTCCAGCACTGCGATGCCGCCCGGCAAAAGTAGCTTGCCAAGCTGCGGGGCGATCGCCCGATAGTCGTCAAGCCCCTCGGGACCGGCGAACAAGGCGGAGGCTGGCTCGAAATTGCGCACATCGGGATCGAGCTTGGCATCGTCCTCGACATAAGGCGGGTTGCACAGGATCAGGTCGAACTTGCCGAGATCGTCGGCCCAGCCATCGTCCAGCCAGCTTGTGACGCGGAAGTCCGCTCGATCTTGAAGCCCGAGCGTTTCGCTGTTCCCTTGCGCCACAGCCAGCGCCGCACTTGAAATATCGATCCCGATACCCGTCGCGACCGGGCGCGCAGAGAGGAACGCCAGCAGCAACGCGCCGCTCCCCGTGCCCATGTCCAGCGCACGCGCGTCGAGCCTCGCATGATCGAGCGCGGCCTGCACGATCGTCTCGCTGTCACCGCGCGGGATCAGCGTGTCCTTCGTAACGGCGAAGTCGAGTCCGAAAAACTCCTGCCGCCCTAGAATATGCGCCACGGGCTCGTTTGCCGAACGCCGCTCGACCAAGGCAGCGAAGCCGGTAGGCGCCGGCTCGCGCATGTGCCGCATCAGCAAGTCCGAGCGCGTTGTGCCGGTTGCATGTGCCATCAGCAGTTCGGCATCCAGCCGTGCGGTATCGCTGGTGGCAGAGAGGCGCTGTGCGGCTTCGCGAACAGCGTCGCCGACGGTCACTCCGCCATCGCCGCGAGGCGCTTGGCCTCGTCCTCGGCGATTAGCGCGTCGACCAGTTCGCTTAAGCCAGGACCCGCAATGATCTGCGGCAGCTTCTGCAGCGTCAGGCCGATGCGGTGGTCGGTCACGCGCCCCTGCGGGAAGTTATAGGTGCGGATGCGTTCTGAGCGGTCGCCGCTGCCGACCATGGCCTTGCGCGCTTCGGCCTCGGCCCCTTGCGTCGCCTCGCGCTGCTGCTCGTAGAGCCGCGCGCGCAAGACTTGCATCGCTTTTTCCTTGTTCTTGTGCTGGCTGCGCCCGTCCTGGCAGGTGACCACCAGGCCGGTCGGCTCATGCGTGATGCGAATGGCGGAATCGGTGGTGTTGACGTGCTGGCCGCCCGCCCCGCTGGCGCGATAGGTGTCGATCTTGAGATCGCCCGGATCGATCTGCACATCGACTTCGTCCGGTTCCGGCAGCACCGCCACGGTTGCGGCGGAGGTGTGGATACGCCCGCCACTCTCTGTCTCGGGCACGCGCTGCACGCGATGGACGCCGCTTTCGAACTTGAGCTTGGCGAACACGCCGCTGCCGGTGACGTTGGCGACGATTTCCTTGAAGCCGCCGACTTCGCTGGCGCTCATGCTGACCGGCTCCACCTTCCAGCCCTGCTCGGCGGCGAAGCGTTCGTACATGCGGAAAAGATCGCCGGCGAACAGCGCCGCTTCGTCCCCGCCCGTACCGGCACGGATTTCGAGCATGGCGGGCTTGTTGTCGGCGGAGTCGCGCGGCAGCATGGCGACGGCCAGCTCGCGCTCGGCTTCGGGCAGGCGCTTTCGCAAGGTGCCGAGCTCTTCCTCCGCCATCGCCTTCATCTCAGGATCGGCGAGCATGTCCTCGAGGCTCGCAATCTCCTCGCGCGCAGCCTTCACCTCGGCGGCGACCCTGGCCACCGGCTCTAGCTCGGCATAGTCGCGGCTCGCCTGGACGAATTCCTCGCCCTCAAGCTGGCCCGACGCCATGCGCGCCTCGAGCTCGGCGAAGCGATGGGCAATCTGGTCGAGGCGTTCGCGTGGGATGGTCATTCAGCCCCCAAGACCAAGTTCTCGACCGCCGTCGCGACATCTCCTCCGTCGCCCATTACGCGCACGGTCACGCCACTTTCCGAAACCGGAAAAGACACGAGGCTGTGCGATGGGATCTTCTTTGCTTTATCGAAACGCTTCCGTGGCGAGCCGCTGGCAAAGAGTTCTGCAGAAAAACCCGCCGCACGCAGTCGCGAGATAACTTGAAGCGCCTGCTCCATGTAGGCTTCGTTTTCCAGAACGACGACTGCGTCCGATTTGGGTTCTTCTTTCGTTTCGACGAGCATCGCCAATCGCTCGATGCCCGCGGCCCATCCGACCGCTGGAGTTGACGGGCCGCCGAGGCTCTCGACCAATCCGTCGTAACGCCCCCCACCCAGAATGGTGCTCTGACTACCAAGTTTGCTCGCCGCTGCACTTCCCTCGTCAGGAATGAATTCGAAAGCGGTATGACGGTAATAATCAAGGCCTCGCACAAGGCTTTCTGCGCGAACCCACTTCACGTTTGCCGCATCAAGACCCTCTGTGACGGCATTGAAAAATGCCCGAGCGTCGTCGGAGAGGAATTGATCGATCTTCGGCGCGTCATCGACGAAGCGTTGATCCCGGCGGTCCTTACTGTCGAGTATTCGCAGCGGATTCTTTTCGAGCCGCTCCCGCGAATCCTCGCTCAACTCGTCCTTCACCGCGCGAAAGTGCTCGACCAATGCGGCGCGCCAGGCTTCGCGGCTGTCACCGTCACCTAAGGTATTGAGGTGCAAGGTAACTCCCTCGATCCCGAGTTCGTTCAGCAGTTGATACGCCATCGCAAGCAGTTCGACGTCGGCTTGCGGTTCGGAAGCGCCAAGGATTTCAGCGTCAATTTGGTGAAATTGTCGGTAGCGCCCCTTTTGCGGGCGCTCAAAACGAAACAGTGGCCCGTGTGTGGCTACCCTTATCGGGGCGTACTGCATCCAACCGTTCGAAAGATAGGCCCGCGCAATGCCCGCGGTGAACTCAGGCCTCATCGTCACTTGGTCACGACCTCGATCTTCGAATGAATACATTTCCTTACCGACGACATCTGTCGTCTCACCGATCGAGCGGGCAAACACCTCGGTCATTTCGAGCACGGGCATTTCGACCCGGCGGAAGCGGTAGAGCTTGCGCACGCGCTCGAAGGTCTCGACCACGAAGGCAAAAGCCTCGGCGTCGGGTCCGAAAATATCTTGCGTTCCGCGGATAGCTTGAGGTGTTTTCGACATGGCGCGCGCTTAGGCGAGGAAGGCGGTTGCCGCAATATACACACAAGGCTAGAGGCCCCCGCGAAGTCTTTCTGGGGAGAGGGCCGGTGCGGCAACCTACAAAGAGTGAGCATCAATGCGCATCGACATGATCCCCGTGGGCGACAATCCGCCCGAAAGCCTCAATGTCATCATCGAAGTGCCGACCGGCGGCGAGCCGGTGAAGTACGAGTTCGACAAAGACAGCGGCGCGCTGTTCGTCGACCGGATTCTGCATACCCCGATGCGCTATCCGGCGAACTACGGCTTCGTGCCCCACACGCTCAGCCCCGATGGCGACCCGCTCGATGCGCTGGTCATTGCCCGTTCGCCTTTCATCGCTGGCTGCGTCGTGCGTGCCCGGCCGATCGGCGTGCTGAACCTGGAAGACGAACATGGCGGCGACGAGAAGCTGATCTGCGTGCCGGTCGACACGACCTTCCCCTATTATTCCGATGTCGGCGAGACCAAGGACCTGCCGAGCATCATCTTCCAGCAGATCGAGCACTTCTTCACCCATTACAAGGATCTCGAAAAAGAGAAGTGGGTCCGCGTCGGTGCCTGGGGCGATGCCGCCGAAGCACGCCGGATCGTGCTCGAAAGCATCGAGCGATACGAAAACGACAAGTAGGAGCTACTCGACCGGGCGGCTGTGATCGAGCAGGTCTTTTTCCTGCTCGCTGCCGCCCTGGCGCCGCTCCGCATCGACCATCTGCGCGATCTCGTCGGTCGGGCGGACGTCCTCGTCCTCTTCGGTGACTGTGATCTGCCGGACGGGCTGGCTGGGCTGCTCGTCGCGCGGCTTCGCGTCAGCCGCTGCCGTGCCGCTGTCGAACGGCACACTGGCCGAGCGCGGGTCGAAGCGGAGGCGATAGATCGGCTCGGGGAGGCCGAATCCGGCATCTTCGAGCGCCGTCTTGACCGCCGGGATGGCATTGGTCTTCGCTTTCCACCAATCCGTCCGGCTTTGGTCGATCCAGCCGAGAAAGCGGATGACCACGTTGGAATCGCCAACTTCGATGATCCGCGCTTCGGGCGGCGGGTCGGCGAGCACGAAGTCCAGCCCCGCTAGCGTATCGCGGCCGAGCTTTCGCGCGGCCCGTGCATCGTCATCCGCATCGACGCCCAGGTCGAACTCAAAGCGGCGCTGCGGATTGCGGGTGTAATTGGTGATGACCGCCTTGAAGACCTGACCGTTGGGAATGCGCAGGTGATTGCCGTCGAGCGTCATCAACACGGTCGCGCGGCTGGTCAGGCGGATGACCCGGCCTTCCAGATCGTCGATCAGCACGTGGTCGTTGGCGCGGAACGGCTGGCGCAGGCTCAGCATCAGCGAGGCGACGTAGTTCTCGACCGTCTCGCGCATGGCGAAGCCCAGCGCGAGGCCGATGACGCCCGCACCGCCCAGAACCGCGCCGAGCAAGGCCGTCGCCCCGATCATGTCGAGCGCGATTACCAGCCCGCCGACGACGGCGATGAAGCGGATCGCGCTAGCGATCAGCTCGGCAAGGAAGCCGTTGGGCGCGATCCGGCGCCAGAGCGCTCCGAGGCCCGCGATCAGATAGCCGAGCAGTACGATCCCGGCCCACACCAGCAGCGCGACGGCAATCAGCGGCAGCATCCTGACCAGATCGCTCCACCGATCGGCGAGGCTGGTCAAGCCCGCCGTGCCTGCTGCCAGCGATACGTCACGCTCCAGCCCGTTCTCGACCGTCACCACACCCGCAACGCGCGAGACGATCTCCTCCGCGCGGGCAACATCCTCTTCGGCAGGCACGGTGCCCGACAGAGCAACGACGCCTTCGTTCACCTCGACCGACACCTGCTCGAAAGCTGGCAGCGCGGCGAAGATGCCGGAGATGCGGCTCGCGATGCGGTCGTCGTCGCCCGCGCCTTGCGTCGCGGCAATCGTTTGCGTCGGCGTGGGCTGCGGCTCCTCGCTCGGCGCGGGTTCGACGAGTTGCGCGGACAGGGGAGCGGCGATGAGCAGCGCGAGAAGGAAGAGAATCCGCACGATCATTCTCCCGCGACCGCCATGCCGTCGATGCGGAAGGTCGGCACATCTATGCCGCGTTGCAGTTCGAGGTCGTTCGCCGGAGTCAGCGCGCGGAACATGTCCGGCAGCGTCCCTGCAATCGTGATTTCGGACACCGGACCGGCAATTTCGCCGCCGCGTATGCGAAAGCCGCTCGCCCCCCGGCTGTAATCGCCGGTCACGAGGTTGACGCCTTGCCCGAACAAGCCCGTGACATAGAGGCCGTCCTCGATATCGGCGATGAGCTCTTCGACCGAAACCGTTCCGGGATCGAGCACGATATTGCTGGCCGATACGCCCGGAGCCCCGCCTCCGCCGCGTCCGGCATGGCCTGTCAGGTCGAGATCGAGCTGGTTGGCCGATGCGACATTAGTCAGCCAGCCGCCGATTTTCCCGTCCTCGACCAGCAATCGCTCGCTGCAAGGCACGCCTTCGCCGTCGAAATAGCGTGAGCGCAGGCCGCGTTTGCGGAACGGTTCCTCGCGCACACGAATGCCGCTGTCGAACAATTGCTCGCCCTCGCGCCCGATCAGGAAGCTGGATTTGCGCGCTATTGCAGGCCCGCTCATCGCGGCGAGCAGGTGACCGAGCACGCCATTGCCGACGCGCGGTTCGAACACGACCGGCATCTTGCGCGAGGGCATGGAGGTGGAGCCCGTCTTGCGCACCGCCCGCTCGCCCGCCTCGCGGCCGATTTCGTCCGCTCCGGGCAGGTCGGAGCGAAAGCGCTGCGTACGATAGGCGTAATCGGTTTCCATGCCGCCGCCCTCGCCCGCAACCACGCTTGCGGAGAGCGTGTGCGATCCGCTGGCATAGCCGCGCGCAAAGCCGTTCGAAGTGGCGAGGCCGAATACGCTGCGCGAGGCACCGGCGCTGCTGCCGTTGGAATTGGTTACGCCGTTCACCGCGCGGGCCGCATCTTCCGCTGCCAGTGCGGCAGCCCGCAACTCTTCGGGCGAAGGATCGTCCGGATCGAGCAGTTCGAGATCGGCGGCCTCGCCGCTGAAGAGCCGGTCTTCCGGGGCGAGCGCGCCATAAGGATCTTCCGGAGCCAGCCGCGCCATTTCCACCGCACGCTTGGCAAGGATGGCGAGGCCTTCGGGTGCGAAGTCGCTGGTCTGGATGGAGGACGATCGCCTGCCGACGAAAACCCGCAGGCTGATCTCCTCGCTTTCGGAGCGCTCGACTTCTTCCAGTTCGCCCAGCCGGACCGATACGCTTTCCGATGCTCCGGCGCGACAGGCGGCGTCGGCAGCATCGGCACCGCGTGCCCGGGCGAGGTCGACGAGTTCCTGGCAGCGCGCAACCGCGGCGGCGCTGTCGATCATTGCGAAGGCTTACGGATAATGGTCATCCGTTTGCAGGTAGGCATGTGCGCATGGCGTGGCAACTGCCAGCCCGCGCGAAGCGAATGCCTCGCTCAGCCGAAGATAAGGCGGAAGAAAGCGGTCAACGCCAGCGGCGTGACGATTGCCAGCGCCCACAGGGCGATCTGGTCGCGGCGAAAGGCGCCGGACAGTGCGGGATCGTGCGCCGCTTCGTCCGAAAGGCGTGTCCAGCGATGCTCGAACTTGCGGCAGAACGGAATGATGCCGACAACAAGGGCAACGAGAAAGAGGTACGGCGCGATCGAACTCATGCCCTGCTTCATCGCATGGACGGTCACGAAAATCTGGAGGCCGGTATAGACCAGCAAAGCGAGCGCGACATTGTCGCTCATCGATTTGCGCCAGTCCCGCAGATACGCGCGGCGGCCGGTGTGTGCGTCGTGATCGTCGTGTAGCGCCTTGTTCACGGCACTCTCCCCGAATTTCTCTACCCGAGTCGTATTGTTTCAAATTTACTGCGGGCTGGCAAGCGCACGCAACGAACGTGCGCAAATCCGTCCCGGATCGGCATGGAAGTCGTCCATGCAGGATTCCTGCCAATTCGTCGAAGAACACGCGTCCGAGGGTTTTCACCTGCGATCTGTCTGCGTATGGCGCGCAACATGGCCGATATCGATCCCGCCACCGTTGCCGACCCGGTTCACGACGCCGCCCCACCGATCCCGCAGGGCGGCCTCGAAGTCGTTTCCATTGCGAAGAGCTATGACAAGCGCGCCGTCCTGACCGACATTTCGTTGAGCGTCGGCAAGGGCGAGGTGCTCGGCCTGCTCGGTCCGAACGGGGCCGGCAAGACGACCTGCTTCTATTCGATCATGGGCCTCGTGCGCCCTGACGCCGGGCGCATCATGATGGATGGGCAGGACGTCACCAACCTGCCGATGTACCGCCGCGCGATCCTGGGCCTCGGCTACCTGCCGCAGGAAACCAGCATCTTTCGCGGCATGACGGTGGAGCAGAACATCAATTGCGTGCTCGAAATGGTCGAGCCCGATGCCGATACGCGCGCTGCCGAACTCGAACGCCTGCTCGAAGAATTCGGCCTGACGCGGCTGCGCACCAGCCCGGCCATGGCGCTGTCCGGCGGTGAGCGGCGCCGCTGCGAGATCGCGCGGGCGC from Qipengyuania profundimaris encodes the following:
- the metK gene encoding methionine adenosyltransferase; the protein is MRKSYLFTSESVSEGHPDKVSDQISDAIVDLMLGKDPEARVACETMTTTQRVILSGEIRCAPMYDNNNPDWADNGGWAPGAKDEIEQAVRQTVREIGYEQDGFHWKTLTFENHLHGQSSEIAQGVDSSGNKDEGAGDQGIMFGFACDETPDLMPATLDYSHKILERLAADRKSGAAPFLEPDAKSQLSLRYEGGKPVACTAIVVSTQHGKGYHEGEKEAELKAYVQKVVTEILPDGWISGDTEWHINPTGAFEIGGPDGDAGLTGRKIIVDTYGGAAPHGGGAFSGKDPTKVDRSAAYITRYLAKNIVAAGLATRCTIQLSYAIGVSKPLSLYVDTHGTAADGVSDEALENAIRGIEKLGGLTPRGIRTHLGLNKPIYRESAAYGHFGRQADGDRFPWERTDLVEDLKAALG
- the lnt gene encoding apolipoprotein N-acyltransferase; translation: MDSLLGFARRHPNVTLLLLGALAALGYPPLGLWLVAIVATGAFALIVADSATIGIAAKRGWLFGVAHFTVTNNWIATAFTYQAEMPPALGWLAVPLLSLYLAVYPALAAGLAKALVRNGSGPAFALALGASWILGEWLRSWVFTGYSWGPFSLALMGPWDRPGFGALLPFAGTYALSGMAVCAAALLAMLVVAKRWVPLAAAAAALVAGMYLPAGAGREGYFPLTLVQPNLRQEEIDDASKYESQFQTIAGLSTPQRPVSQRLVLWPESGVPDYLRDGYPQRYYDRMTAGANPAFARARIGSTIGEGSLLLTGAQDLELEEVDGLRRATGAYNVVLAIDGQGEIIDSAAKSHLVPYGEYLPMRALLEPLGASRLVAGTIDFLPGPGPQSLDLGSYGKAGIQICYEIVFSGEVTDRDNRPDYIFNPSNDGWFGAWGPPQHLGQARMRAAEEGLPVLRSTTTGISAVIDARGVVREHIGRNIAARVDTLVPPAHEPTWFARLGHWLTLAWGLLLCAGSLVVMRHRRG
- a CDS encoding DUF4167 domain-containing protein, whose translation is MNNNRNNRRRGRNNRNQGGGNSANRIDSRARGNAPQLLDKYKKLAQDAQHNGDRVQAEYYLQFADHYFRVIADNKARQDEQKAKRQDDRGQNQSDDDDGDDNDDRRDNNRRQRSRRDDQDEGGRKDRGDKPPKRSRKKDAQDDSNSYEPDENPFVRRDEDDQPKKRRAPRKAKKNEEGQAGSEGEIDATVLPPSISAADEGEAKPAPRRRRKKDADEEANAA
- the prmC gene encoding peptide chain release factor N(5)-glutamine methyltransferase, which codes for MTVGDAVREAAQRLSATSDTARLDAELLMAHATGTTRSDLLMRHMREPAPTGFAALVERRSANEPVAHILGRQEFFGLDFAVTKDTLIPRGDSETIVQAALDHARLDARALDMGTGSGALLLAFLSARPVATGIGIDISSAALAVAQGNSETLGLQDRADFRVTSWLDDGWADDLGKFDLILCNPPYVEDDAKLDPDVRNFEPASALFAGPEGLDDYRAIAPQLGKLLLPGGIAVLEIGWKQAGAVSAIARESGFETELRHDLAGRPRALILR
- the prfA gene encoding peptide chain release factor 1, whose product is MTIPRERLDQIAHRFAELEARMASGQLEGEEFVQASRDYAELEPVARVAAEVKAAREEIASLEDMLADPEMKAMAEEELGTLRKRLPEAERELAVAMLPRDSADNKPAMLEIRAGTGGDEAALFAGDLFRMYERFAAEQGWKVEPVSMSASEVGGFKEIVANVTGSGVFAKLKFESGVHRVQRVPETESGGRIHTSAATVAVLPEPDEVDVQIDPGDLKIDTYRASGAGGQHVNTTDSAIRITHEPTGLVVTCQDGRSQHKNKEKAMQVLRARLYEQQREATQGAEAEARKAMVGSGDRSERIRTYNFPQGRVTDHRIGLTLQKLPQIIAGPGLSELVDALIAEDEAKRLAAMAE
- the hisS gene encoding histidine--tRNA ligase; amino-acid sequence: MSKTPQAIRGTQDIFGPDAEAFAFVVETFERVRKLYRFRRVEMPVLEMTEVFARSIGETTDVVGKEMYSFEDRGRDQVTMRPEFTAGIARAYLSNGWMQYAPIRVATHGPLFRFERPQKGRYRQFHQIDAEILGASEPQADVELLAMAYQLLNELGIEGVTLHLNTLGDGDSREAWRAALVEHFRAVKDELSEDSRERLEKNPLRILDSKDRRDQRFVDDAPKIDQFLSDDARAFFNAVTEGLDAANVKWVRAESLVRGLDYYRHTAFEFIPDEGSAAASKLGSQSTILGGGRYDGLVESLGGPSTPAVGWAAGIERLAMLVETKEEPKSDAVVVLENEAYMEQALQVISRLRAAGFSAELFASGSPRKRFDKAKKIPSHSLVSFPVSESGVTVRVMGDGGDVATAVENLVLGAE
- the ppa gene encoding inorganic diphosphatase, translated to MRIDMIPVGDNPPESLNVIIEVPTGGEPVKYEFDKDSGALFVDRILHTPMRYPANYGFVPHTLSPDGDPLDALVIARSPFIAGCVVRARPIGVLNLEDEHGGDEKLICVPVDTTFPYYSDVGETKDLPSIIFQQIEHFFTHYKDLEKEKWVRVGAWGDAAEARRIVLESIERYENDK
- a CDS encoding mechanosensitive ion channel family protein; its protein translation is MIVRILFLLALLIAAPLSAQLVEPAPSEEPQPTPTQTIAATQGAGDDDRIASRISGIFAALPAFEQVSVEVNEGVVALSGTVPAEEDVARAEEIVSRVAGVVTVENGLERDVSLAAGTAGLTSLADRWSDLVRMLPLIAVALLVWAGIVLLGYLIAGLGALWRRIAPNGFLAELIASAIRFIAVVGGLVIALDMIGATALLGAVLGGAGVIGLALGFAMRETVENYVASLMLSLRQPFRANDHVLIDDLEGRVIRLTSRATVLMTLDGNHLRIPNGQVFKAVITNYTRNPQRRFEFDLGVDADDDARAARKLGRDTLAGLDFVLADPPPEARIIEVGDSNVVIRFLGWIDQSRTDWWKAKTNAIPAVKTALEDAGFGLPEPIYRLRFDPRSASVPFDSGTAAADAKPRDEQPSQPVRQITVTEEDEDVRPTDEIAQMVDAERRQGGSEQEKDLLDHSRPVE
- a CDS encoding TldD/PmbA family protein, with amino-acid sequence MIDSAAAVARCQELVDLARARGADAADAACRAGASESVSVRLGELEEVERSESEEISLRVFVGRRSSSIQTSDFAPEGLAILAKRAVEMARLAPEDPYGALAPEDRLFSGEAADLELLDPDDPSPEELRAAALAAEDAARAVNGVTNSNGSSAGASRSVFGLATSNGFARGYASGSHTLSASVVAGEGGGMETDYAYRTQRFRSDLPGADEIGREAGERAVRKTGSTSMPSRKMPVVFEPRVGNGVLGHLLAAMSGPAIARKSSFLIGREGEQLFDSGIRVREEPFRKRGLRSRYFDGEGVPCSERLLVEDGKIGGWLTNVASANQLDLDLTGHAGRGGGGAPGVSASNIVLDPGTVSVEELIADIEDGLYVTGLFGQGVNLVTGDYSRGASGFRIRGGEIAGPVSEITIAGTLPDMFRALTPANDLELQRGIDVPTFRIDGMAVAGE
- the lptB gene encoding LPS export ABC transporter ATP-binding protein yields the protein MADIDPATVADPVHDAAPPIPQGGLEVVSIAKSYDKRAVLTDISLSVGKGEVLGLLGPNGAGKTTCFYSIMGLVRPDAGRIMMDGQDVTNLPMYRRAILGLGYLPQETSIFRGMTVEQNINCVLEMVEPDADTRAAELERLLEEFGLTRLRTSPAMALSGGERRRCEIARALAAKPSIMLLDEPFAGIDPLSISDIRDLVKDLKTRGIGVLITDHNVRETLEIVDRACIIYGGQVLFAGTPQALVADENVKRLYLGENFTL